In Arvicanthis niloticus isolate mArvNil1 chromosome 4, mArvNil1.pat.X, whole genome shotgun sequence, a single window of DNA contains:
- the Rpl22l1 gene encoding ribosomal protein eL22-like isoform X2 codes for MAPKDKKPKKSTWRFHLDLTHPVEDGIFDSGNFEQFLREKVKVNGKTGNLGNVVHIERLKNKITVVSEKQFSKRYLKYLTKKYLKKNNLRDWLRVVASDKETYELRYFQISQDEDGSESED; via the exons ATGGCGCCG AAAGACAAGAAACCTAAGAAGTCAACCTGGCGGTTTCATTTGGACCTCACTCATCCAGTAGAAGATGGAATTTTTGATTCTGGAAATTTT GAACAGTTTCTACGGGAGAAGGTTAAAGTCAATGGAAAAACTGGAAATCTTGGAAATGTTGTTCACATTGAACGCCTGAAGAATAAAATCACAGTTGTTTCTGAGAAACAGTTCTCAAAAAG GTATTTGAAATATCTTACCAAGAAATACCTTAAGAAGAATAATCTCCGAGATTGGCTTCGTGTGGTCGCATCTGACAAGGAGACTTACGAGCTTCGTTATTTCCAGATTAGTCAAGATGAAGATGGTTCAGAGTCTGAGGACTAA
- the Rpl22l1 gene encoding ribosomal protein eL22-like isoform X1: MAPQKDKKPKKSTWRFHLDLTHPVEDGIFDSGNFEQFLREKVKVNGKTGNLGNVVHIERLKNKITVVSEKQFSKRYLKYLTKKYLKKNNLRDWLRVVASDKETYELRYFQISQDEDGSESED; encoded by the exons ATGGCGCCG CAGAAAGACAAGAAACCTAAGAAGTCAACCTGGCGGTTTCATTTGGACCTCACTCATCCAGTAGAAGATGGAATTTTTGATTCTGGAAATTTT GAACAGTTTCTACGGGAGAAGGTTAAAGTCAATGGAAAAACTGGAAATCTTGGAAATGTTGTTCACATTGAACGCCTGAAGAATAAAATCACAGTTGTTTCTGAGAAACAGTTCTCAAAAAG GTATTTGAAATATCTTACCAAGAAATACCTTAAGAAGAATAATCTCCGAGATTGGCTTCGTGTGGTCGCATCTGACAAGGAGACTTACGAGCTTCGTTATTTCCAGATTAGTCAAGATGAAGATGGTTCAGAGTCTGAGGACTAA